A genomic window from Triticum urartu cultivar G1812 chromosome 7, Tu2.1, whole genome shotgun sequence includes:
- the LOC125518414 gene encoding ethylene-responsive transcription factor ERF105-like, with protein sequence MPPRRRGASGFRGVRERPNGWYSVEIRSGDVRLGLGTFQSAREAARAYDAAAWRLERPRSQMNFRDVFTREEAQRLAPPPRLITDMDRADHSRRQRRLLVAEDERAMAEWRRRHPEDVDVERAYWAERTARRRSERADRRQRKAVANEQWDIVSAGGRSFFTSDDERWDDIWLLTSDNTDESDDGDGSGLK encoded by the coding sequence ATGCCGCCGCGCCGCCGGGGTGCTTCGGGCTTTCGCGGCGTCCGCGAGCGCCCCAACGGCTGGTACTCCGTCGAGATACGGTCCGGCGACGTCCGGCTCGGCCTCGGGACGTTTCAGAGCGCGCGCGAGGCGGCCCGCGCGtacgacgcggcggcgtggcgcttGGAGAGGCCCCGGTCGCAGATGAATTTCCGGGACGTCTTCACGCGCGAGGAGGCGCAGCGcctcgcccctccgccgcgtctcATCACGGACATGGACCGTGCCGACCACTCTCGGCGGCAGCGCCGTCTCCTCGTCGCCGAGGACGAGCGAGCCATGGCGGAGTGGCGTCGTCGTCACCCAGAGGACGTCGACGTCGAGCGTGCCTACTGGGCGGAGAGGACGGCAAGGCGCCGCTCGGAGCGGGCGGACCGGCGTCAGCGGAAGGCAGTGGCGAACGAGCAGTGGGACATCGTCTCCGCAGGTGGGAGGTCGTTCTTCACCTCGGACGATGAACGTTGGGACGACATATGGCTCTTAACCTCGGACAACACCGACGAGAGTGATGATGGTGATGGTAGCGGCTTGAAGTAG
- the LOC125522358 gene encoding uncharacterized protein LOC125522358 yields the protein MMHGKSDSDITSLAASSPPRSPKRGAAGGGAYYVQSPSRDSAHDGGGAGGYKSSSMQATPVYNSPNESPSHPSYGRHSRASSVSRFSGILRGGSGRKGGGGGGGLKAVNAKGWPECSVIEEEGSYEGLSGGDSGLSGRCKLALAFVSFLLLFTVVCLIVWGAARPYEPDVLVKSIAMDNFYAGEGTDHSGVPTKMVTLNCSLNMIVYNPASMFGIHVSSGPVRLLYSEIAIGVGQVHKYYQPSKSHRLVSAVIHGEKVPLYGAGGGLSLSGNDVTVPLTVDFELVSRGYVIGKLVRVTHKVHVTCRITVDAKRARTRIPKKACAVYKA from the exons ATGATGCACGGCAAGTCGGACTCGGACATCACGAGCCTGGCGGCGTCGTCGCCGCCGCGGTCGCCGAAGCGAGGtgccgccggcggcggcgcctACTACGTGCAGAGCCCGTCGCGGGACTCGGCGCACGACGGCGGGGGCGCGGGCGGGTACAAGTCGTCGTCGATGCAGGCGACGCCCGTGTACAACAGCCCCAACGAGTCCCCCTCGCACCCGTCCTACGGCCGCCACTCCCGGGCCTCCTCCGTCAGCCGCTTCTCCGGCATCCTCCGCGGCGGCAGCGGGcgcaagggcggcggcgggggcgggggccTCAAGGCCGTGAACGCCAAGGGGTGGCCCGAGTGCAGCGTCATCGAGGAGGAGGGCTCCTACGAGGGCCTCTCCGGCGGCGACAGCGGCCTCTCCGGCCGCTGCAAGCTCGCGCTCGCCTTCGTCAGCTTCCTCCTGCTCTTCACCGTCGTCTGCCTCATCGTCTGGGGCGCCGCCCGCCCCTACGAGCCCGACGTCCTCGTCAAG AGCATAGCCATGGACAACTTCTATGCCGGAGAGGGCACAGACCACAGTGGGGTTCCAACCAAGATGGTCACGCTGAACTGCTCCCTGAACATGATTGTGTACAACCCTGCGTCAATGTTCGGAATTCATGTCTCTTCGGGCCCTGTTCGCCTGCTCTATTCGGAGATCGCCATCGGGGTCGGACAG GTTCACAAGTACTACCAACCGAGCAAGAGCCACCGGCTGGTGTCGGCGGTGATCCACGGCGAGAAGGTGCCCCTCTACGGCGCGGGGGGCGGGCTCTCGCTGTCGGGGAACGACGTGACGGTGCCGCTGACGGTGGACTTCGAGCTCGTCTCCCGGGGGTACGTCATCGGCAAGCTGGTGCGGGTGACGCACAAGGTGCACGTGACGTGCCGCATCACCGTCGACGCCAAGAGGGCGAGGACCAGGATCCCAAAGAAGGCATGCGCCGTGTACAAGGCCTGA
- the LOC125524065 gene encoding F-box protein At5g07610-like, protein MADDCKDISRLLNPADKLTEDLLIEILSRVPYKSLCRFKCVSKRWRGIISHPDHRKALPQHHLHDLAGFLYSSRSPDYLLIRNFTHVSTGGRPPIAIDPSLAFLPDCDRFHLLDSCNGLLLCSRFETADSQAFDYVVCNPATEKWVALPLPGFFSKIQTARLGFDPAVSSHFHVFQFLKDGDGHVKGVEIYSSKTGVWSHKDSGWGFPARLTSLSAFGNGFLYFVAIWSAVVAVDVEGTAWRVIPMPCNPFGPEIDLAVGFTDPSQGRLYLANIDHHDGHRLLIWVLEDYGSEVWVLKHSISPFDLLGEKYVHRGIRFHIVAHHPRRNMIFFVYGHDKELVSYEMDSGKVQFIGVLGNGSMGPYLPYVPLYSEELADWN, encoded by the coding sequence ATGGCGGACGACTGCAAGGACATCAGCAGGCTTCTGAATCCAGCGGACAAGCTCACCGAAGACCTCCTCATCGAGATCCTGTCGCGCGTGCCGTACAAGTCGCTGTGCCGGTTCAAGTGCGTCTCCAAGCGGTGGCGCGGCATCATCTCCCACCCCGACCACCGCAAGGCGCTGCCGCAGCACCATCTCCATGACCTCGCCGGATTCCTCTACTCGAGCCGCAGCCCTGACTATTTATTGATTCGCAATTTCACCCATGTCTCCACGGGAGGCCGCCCTCCTATCGCTATCGACCCTTCGCTCGCCTTCCTGCCCGACTGTGACAGGTTCCACCTTCTGGACAGCTGCAACGGCCTACTCCTCTGCAGCCGCTTCGAGACCGCTGATTCGCAGGCATTTGATTACGTCGTGTGCAATCCTGCCACGGAGAAATGGGTTGCCTTGCCATTGCCGGGCTTCTTCAGCAAGATACAGACAGCTCGCCTGGGGTTCGACCCGGCCGTCTCCTCGCACTTCCATGTGTTCCAGTTCCTGAAGGACGGGGATGGCCACGTCAAAGGGGTTGAGATCTACTCGTCCAAAACCGGCGTCTGGAGTCACAAGGACAGCGGTTGGGGCTTCCCGGCTAGATTAACGAGTTTAAGTGCCTTTGGCAATGGTTTTCTTTATTTTGTTGCCATCTGGTCTGCGGTGGTGGCAGTGGATGTGGAGGGAACTGCTTGGAGGGTTATTCCTATGCCATGCAATCCGTTTGGCCCTGAAATAGATCTTGCTGTCGGGTTCACTGATCCGTCTCAAGGGCGTTTGTATTTAGCAAATATTGATCATCATGATGGTCACAGACTATTGATCTGGGTTCTTGAGGACTACGGCAGTGAAGTGTGGGTCTTGAAGCACAGCATTAGTCCTTTTGATCTACTTGGAGAGAAGTATGTACATCGGGGAATCAGGTTTCACATTGTCGCCCACCACCCGCGACGAAACATGATTTTCTTTGTTTATGGGCATGACAAAGAACTCGTGTCTTATGAAATGGATAGTGGAAAAGTGCAGTTCATCGGCGTTCTTGGAAATGGTTCCATGGGACCCTACCTTCCTTATGTTCCCTTGTACTCGGAGGAATTGGCAGATTGGAACTGA